The Kroppenstedtia pulmonis genome has a segment encoding these proteins:
- a CDS encoding lipid II:glycine glycyltransferase FemX — protein MMHVEVVTREDYLSFIDQQPLGNFMQYPSWAEVKTEWKHDLLGWFNEDKKLVGCALVLYRKLPGLNKHLAYIPRGPVIDWESKELKEWFEPLFEYLRHKNVFSVKMEPPVVRAKWKTPNIRDYLKKVRDHDLKGKTLLDLGPDEVDAQADYVIQELNGMGWKKKEGEGGFSAIQPQFVFRLPLKDRSLDEVFAGFHSNWRRNVRKSAKQGVEVTVGGEEDLKEFYELLKVTAERDRFAVRGYSYFEKMYQALSQEDSKRIQLYMARHEGELVASTITTYTNGHTWYLYGASGNEKRKTMPNHAIQWKMIQDAHAMGAHTYDFRGISHTLDESDHLFGLLRFKLGFGGEACQFIGEWDYPLQPLLHWAFDMYMKKR, from the coding sequence ATGATGCACGTGGAAGTTGTAACCCGTGAGGACTATTTATCCTTTATCGATCAACAGCCTTTGGGTAATTTTATGCAGTATCCCTCTTGGGCTGAAGTAAAAACAGAATGGAAACACGATCTTCTGGGCTGGTTCAACGAGGATAAAAAACTGGTGGGTTGTGCCCTCGTTTTGTACCGAAAGCTTCCCGGTTTAAACAAGCATTTGGCATATATTCCCCGGGGCCCCGTTATCGATTGGGAATCCAAAGAACTTAAGGAATGGTTTGAACCTCTTTTTGAATATCTCCGTCATAAGAATGTGTTTTCTGTCAAGATGGAGCCACCGGTAGTTCGGGCAAAGTGGAAAACCCCCAATATTAGGGATTACCTGAAAAAAGTACGGGATCATGATTTAAAGGGAAAAACCTTATTGGATTTGGGACCGGATGAGGTGGATGCTCAGGCTGATTATGTGATACAGGAACTGAACGGTATGGGGTGGAAGAAAAAAGAGGGTGAAGGCGGCTTTTCTGCCATTCAACCTCAATTTGTATTTCGCTTACCTTTGAAAGACCGTTCCCTGGACGAAGTTTTTGCCGGGTTTCACAGCAACTGGAGACGCAATGTACGTAAGTCTGCCAAGCAGGGAGTGGAAGTAACCGTTGGCGGAGAAGAGGACCTTAAGGAGTTCTATGAATTGCTGAAGGTGACGGCTGAACGGGATCGTTTTGCTGTCCGGGGGTACTCCTATTTCGAAAAAATGTATCAAGCCCTCAGCCAGGAAGACTCCAAACGGATTCAACTGTATATGGCACGACATGAAGGGGAGTTAGTAGCTTCCACCATCACTACTTACACCAATGGCCACACGTGGTATTTGTATGGAGCCAGCGGCAATGAAAAAAGAAAGACCATGCCTAACCATGCTATTCAATGGAAAATGATCCAGGATGCCCATGCCATGGGAGCCCATACCTATGATTTTCGCGGCATCAGTCATACATTGGACGAGTCAGACCATTTGTTTGGATTGCTCCGGTTTAAATTGGGGTTTGGAGGGGAAGCCTGTCAATTTATCGGAGAATGGGACTATCCGTTACAACCTCTGTTGCACTGGGCCTTCGATATGTATATGAAGAAACGTTGA
- a CDS encoding alanine racemase codes for MSLTLYLNRHDWFQHMKDVEEQFPDYIPVIKGNGYGFGNEFLADAAVRSGKKSIAVGTLAEARALDETHTFDEMLILTPVLKNPGFNDMGKNRVYTVGSVSQLKHLIDTFSQLIDQQQSIWSGGEAFQLQILIKCQSSMKRYGFSSEEWTKVQSLIKEHSEGERLQLVVKGYSIHFPREGMTASQKETQIRNWIQLVNSQGLPCEQMYVSHLSSEQYRILRGEFPKTRFRIRLGTDLWLHDKSFFQTRTTVLDVKKIQKGERFGYKQSRAKKSGHLVFVAGGTANGVGLEAPAMVGSMRDRVKLTAFWFLHFTNRLLSPFTYQGKRIWFAEPPHMQTSVLYFPEGSKVPQLGEELEVQLRMTTATFDQCVEIGKAEEAETEIQPDEKAQSKQEEKGKALNALS; via the coding sequence TTGAGTCTAACTCTATACTTAAACCGGCATGATTGGTTTCAACATATGAAGGACGTGGAAGAGCAATTTCCGGATTACATCCCTGTGATTAAAGGGAATGGATACGGTTTCGGCAACGAATTTTTGGCTGATGCCGCTGTCCGGTCCGGGAAAAAGTCCATTGCAGTGGGAACACTGGCTGAAGCCCGGGCATTAGATGAGACCCATACCTTTGACGAGATGCTGATCTTGACTCCCGTATTGAAAAATCCAGGCTTTAATGACATGGGGAAAAATCGGGTTTATACGGTGGGAAGCGTCTCCCAGCTGAAGCATCTGATTGACACATTCAGTCAATTGATTGATCAACAACAGAGCATTTGGTCCGGTGGAGAGGCTTTTCAGTTACAGATCCTGATTAAGTGTCAGTCTTCCATGAAACGTTACGGTTTTTCGTCAGAGGAATGGACAAAAGTTCAATCCCTCATCAAGGAACACAGTGAAGGAGAACGATTGCAACTGGTTGTCAAGGGTTATTCCATCCACTTTCCCAGGGAAGGAATGACCGCTTCCCAAAAAGAAACACAAATCCGGAATTGGATACAACTTGTAAACAGTCAGGGTTTGCCCTGTGAGCAGATGTATGTTTCCCACCTGTCCTCCGAGCAATATCGGATCTTGCGGGGGGAATTTCCAAAAACCAGGTTTCGGATTCGGTTGGGTACGGACCTGTGGTTACATGACAAATCGTTTTTCCAGACAAGGACGACAGTATTGGATGTGAAAAAAATCCAAAAAGGAGAACGGTTTGGCTACAAACAATCCCGAGCGAAAAAAAGCGGGCACTTGGTATTTGTAGCCGGTGGAACCGCCAACGGAGTGGGACTGGAAGCTCCGGCGATGGTGGGAAGTATGCGGGATCGGGTCAAATTGACGGCATTTTGGTTCCTTCACTTTACCAATCGCTTGCTAAGCCCATTCACTTATCAGGGTAAACGTATCTGGTTTGCTGAACCGCCTCATATGCAAACGAGCGTTCTGTATTTCCCGGAAGGATCGAAGGTTCCCCAGTTGGGAGAAGAACTGGAAGTCCAATTACGGATGACTACGGCCACCTTTGACCAATGTGTAGAGATTGGCAAAGCGGAAGAAGCCGAAACAGAGATCCAACCGGATGAAAAAGCACAGTCAAAGCAAGAAGAAAAAGGTAAAGCCCTGAATGCCTTGTCTTGA
- the lonB gene encoding ATP-dependent protease LonB gives MNWTVLIMLLQVFFSVVIGLYFWNLLRNQQTNRSAVDRESKKEMDKLRKMRTVSLTEPLSEKTRPSSFEEIVGQKEGLRALQAALCGPNPQHVLIYGPPGVGKTAAARLVLEEAKKNSRSPFHPQSTFVELDATTARFDERGIADPLIGSVHDPIYQGAGAMGMAGIPQPKAGAVSKAHGGILFIDEIGELHPIQMNKLLKVLEDRKVFFESAYYSSEDQNTPHHIHDIFQNGLPADFRLVGATTRNPEEIPPAIRSRCMEIYFRPLLPEEIYQVARQAMERISFAGDEKALKVIQKYATNGREAVNIVQTAGGLALTDNRTRIDAKDVEWVVHSSQLAPRPDKKVPETAQPGLVNGLAVYGPNMGTLLDIEVTAIPVRSGSEGTIRITGMVDEEELGGGQRTLRRKSMARGSVENVLTVLRRTDIDPYAYHLHINFPGGIPLDGPSAGITMATAIYSAIKGIEVDNRLAMTGELSIHGKVKPVGGIVAKVEAAKQAGATRVLIPRDNMQALFDEIEGIQVIPVSHMEEVLKEVCKETQKEQEDGMMPSSSVMTASSAPMG, from the coding sequence ATGAATTGGACTGTGTTGATCATGTTGTTGCAAGTATTTTTTTCCGTTGTTATCGGCCTTTATTTTTGGAATCTGTTGCGTAATCAACAAACCAATCGCTCCGCTGTGGATCGGGAATCGAAAAAAGAAATGGACAAGTTAAGGAAGATGAGAACGGTATCATTGACCGAGCCTTTATCAGAAAAAACCCGGCCTTCATCTTTTGAAGAGATTGTTGGTCAGAAAGAGGGGTTGAGGGCATTGCAAGCAGCTTTGTGCGGTCCCAACCCACAACATGTTCTGATTTACGGGCCTCCAGGTGTGGGAAAGACCGCGGCGGCACGTTTGGTATTGGAGGAAGCCAAGAAAAATTCCCGTTCTCCCTTTCATCCCCAATCCACCTTTGTGGAGCTGGATGCAACGACAGCCCGTTTTGATGAACGGGGGATCGCCGATCCACTGATTGGCTCCGTTCACGATCCCATTTATCAAGGGGCAGGGGCAATGGGAATGGCGGGAATCCCCCAGCCTAAGGCCGGAGCAGTGTCCAAAGCCCATGGAGGAATTTTATTTATAGATGAAATCGGGGAGCTTCATCCGATTCAAATGAATAAGTTGTTAAAAGTATTGGAGGACCGGAAGGTTTTTTTTGAATCGGCTTATTACAGCTCTGAGGATCAGAATACACCTCATCATATTCATGATATCTTTCAAAACGGATTGCCTGCTGATTTTCGCTTGGTGGGTGCGACAACACGAAATCCAGAGGAGATTCCGCCGGCTATTCGCTCCCGATGCATGGAGATTTACTTTCGCCCTTTATTGCCGGAAGAGATTTACCAGGTAGCCCGTCAGGCGATGGAAAGAATATCGTTTGCCGGTGACGAAAAAGCATTAAAAGTAATCCAAAAGTATGCCACTAATGGTCGGGAAGCGGTTAACATCGTCCAGACCGCTGGTGGTTTGGCGTTAACCGATAATCGAACCCGGATTGATGCAAAGGATGTGGAGTGGGTAGTCCATAGCAGTCAGCTGGCACCCCGTCCGGACAAAAAAGTGCCGGAAACTGCACAGCCCGGGCTGGTAAATGGGTTGGCGGTATATGGCCCCAACATGGGGACACTATTGGATATTGAGGTGACAGCGATTCCGGTTCGATCGGGTTCAGAAGGAACCATTCGCATTACCGGAATGGTGGATGAAGAAGAATTAGGAGGCGGACAACGTACCCTGCGACGTAAAAGTATGGCTCGAGGGTCTGTGGAAAATGTATTGACGGTTCTTCGACGAACCGATATCGACCCGTATGCTTATCACCTTCATATAAACTTTCCCGGAGGAATCCCTTTGGATGGTCCCTCAGCAGGGATCACCATGGCGACTGCGATTTATTCCGCCATCAAGGGAATTGAGGTGGATAACCGTTTGGCCATGACAGGGGAGTTGTCCATTCATGGAAAAGTAAAACCGGTAGGGGGAATTGTGGCGAAAGTGGAAGCGGCGAAACAGGCGGGGGCAACCCGAGTGTTGATTCCCCGAGACAACATGCAGGCTTTGTTTGATGAAATTGAGGGTATTCAAGTTATTCCGGTGAGTCACATGGAAGAAGTCTTAAAAGAGGTTTGCAAAGAAACCCAGAAGGAACAGGAAGATGGTATGATGCCCTCTTCATCTGTGATGACAGCATCTTCGGCACCGATGGGATAA
- the lon gene encoding endopeptidase La encodes MSIKEEERVLPLLPLRGLLVYPNMVLHLDVGRERSVKALEQAMVDEDTILLATQHEVQLEEPTPKDIYKMGTVARVRQMLKLPNGTIRVLVEGLSRARLLEFLEEESYYRVRIAEIVEKEEEDRDVEALMRSVLDHFEQYLRLSKKVSPETLSAVSDIDQPGRLADVIASHLPLKIEDKQKILETVDIKERLDTLLSILNDEREVLELERKISQRVKKQMEKTQKEYYLREQMKAIQRELGEKEGRMGEVEELRSRLADLQAPDSIKEKVEKEIQRLEKIPTSSAEGGVIRTYVEWLLDLPWIKGTEDDLDLNKAEEILDEDHYGLEKAKERVLEYLAVQQLVKKLKGPILCLVGPPGVGKTSLGRSIARALNRKFVRVSLGGVRDEAEIRGHRRTYVGAMPGRIIQGMKTAESANPVFLLDEIDKMAMDFRGDPASALLEVLDPEQNQTFSDHYIEVPYDLSQVMFITTANTAHNIPRPLLDRMEMLYISGYTEIEKEKICKEYLIPKQLEEHGLTKEKVQIHSDAVQRLIRHYTREAGVRNMERTVGTLCRKAAKVLVSGEKKKVVITAKNLPQYLGAEKYRYGKAEETDQIGSVTGLAWTAAGGDTLTIEVSVLAGKGKLTLTGKLGDVMKESAQAAFSYIRSRATEWKIDPDFHEKNDIHIHVPEGAIPKDGPSAGITMATALVSALTQIPVSRHIGMTGEITLRGRVLPIGGLKEKSLAAHRAGLEQILIPKENEKDLEDVPESIRKDLKITPVEHMDEVLELALMRDRDESQSS; translated from the coding sequence ATGTCTATTAAAGAGGAGGAGCGCGTACTGCCGTTGCTGCCCCTTCGCGGTTTACTCGTCTATCCCAATATGGTGTTGCACCTGGATGTAGGTCGCGAGCGTTCCGTGAAAGCATTGGAGCAAGCAATGGTTGATGAAGATACAATTCTTTTGGCGACGCAACATGAGGTTCAACTGGAAGAACCGACACCAAAAGATATTTACAAAATGGGTACAGTGGCCCGTGTGCGGCAAATGCTAAAACTGCCTAACGGGACCATCCGGGTTTTGGTGGAAGGACTCAGCCGGGCAAGGTTACTGGAGTTTTTGGAGGAAGAATCCTATTATAGAGTCCGTATCGCTGAGATCGTGGAAAAGGAAGAAGAAGACCGGGATGTAGAGGCTTTGATGCGCTCAGTCCTGGACCATTTTGAACAGTATCTGCGTCTTTCCAAGAAGGTTTCACCGGAAACCCTGTCAGCGGTTTCTGATATCGATCAACCAGGACGATTGGCAGATGTGATTGCTTCCCATTTGCCGTTGAAAATTGAAGATAAACAAAAAATCCTGGAAACCGTGGATATCAAAGAGCGTCTGGATACTTTACTTTCCATTCTGAATGATGAGCGGGAAGTTTTGGAACTGGAACGTAAGATATCCCAACGGGTTAAAAAACAGATGGAAAAGACTCAGAAGGAATATTACCTTCGAGAGCAAATGAAAGCAATACAGCGGGAGTTGGGCGAAAAAGAAGGCCGAATGGGAGAAGTGGAAGAGCTTCGAAGTCGTTTGGCCGATTTACAAGCTCCCGATTCCATTAAAGAAAAAGTGGAAAAAGAAATTCAGCGACTGGAAAAAATACCTACTTCCTCTGCTGAAGGAGGCGTCATTCGCACTTATGTGGAATGGCTGCTGGATTTACCTTGGATCAAGGGAACAGAAGACGACCTGGACCTGAACAAGGCCGAAGAGATCTTGGATGAAGATCATTACGGCTTAGAGAAAGCCAAAGAGCGGGTTTTGGAATACCTGGCTGTACAACAACTGGTCAAAAAGCTAAAGGGTCCCATTCTTTGTTTGGTCGGTCCACCTGGAGTGGGGAAAACTTCTCTGGGTCGTTCCATCGCCCGAGCATTAAATCGTAAATTTGTTCGGGTTTCATTGGGAGGCGTCCGGGATGAGGCAGAAATTCGTGGACATCGTCGAACCTATGTCGGAGCCATGCCGGGAAGGATTATTCAAGGGATGAAAACAGCCGAATCTGCCAATCCGGTTTTTCTGTTGGATGAAATTGACAAGATGGCCATGGACTTTCGGGGTGATCCTGCCTCCGCCTTATTGGAAGTACTGGATCCTGAACAGAATCAGACCTTCAGTGATCACTATATTGAAGTTCCATATGATTTATCCCAAGTGATGTTTATTACGACTGCCAATACTGCTCACAATATCCCCCGTCCCTTGTTGGATCGGATGGAAATGTTATATATTTCCGGTTACACGGAAATTGAAAAAGAAAAGATTTGCAAAGAGTACCTGATTCCAAAGCAATTGGAAGAACACGGGCTGACGAAGGAAAAGGTTCAGATTCATTCTGATGCCGTTCAGCGGTTGATCCGACATTATACCCGGGAAGCCGGTGTCCGGAATATGGAACGAACTGTGGGAACCTTATGTCGTAAAGCAGCCAAGGTACTTGTCTCCGGAGAAAAGAAAAAAGTGGTCATTACCGCCAAGAATTTACCGCAGTATCTGGGAGCAGAAAAGTACCGGTACGGCAAGGCGGAAGAGACTGACCAGATCGGATCCGTTACAGGGCTGGCTTGGACGGCGGCTGGTGGAGATACGTTGACGATCGAAGTTTCGGTGTTGGCTGGGAAAGGGAAGCTAACTCTCACAGGAAAATTAGGGGATGTCATGAAGGAGTCCGCCCAAGCGGCTTTTAGCTATATCCGTTCCAGAGCGACAGAATGGAAAATCGATCCGGATTTTCACGAGAAAAATGATATTCATATCCACGTTCCTGAAGGGGCTATACCCAAGGATGGACCTTCTGCGGGGATCACCATGGCCACGGCATTGGTCTCTGCTTTGACGCAAATACCGGTCTCCCGCCATATCGGAATGACAGGGGAAATCACCTTAAGAGGAAGGGTATTGCCCATCGGTGGACTGAAGGAAAAGTCTTTAGCCGCTCATCGTGCGGGATTGGAGCAAATTCTGATTCCGAAGGAGAATGAGAAAGATTTGGAAGATGTTCCAGAAAGCATTCGCAAAGATTTAAAGATCACACCAGTGGAACATATGGATGAAGTGTTGGAACTTGCTCTGATGAGGGATCGCGATGAAAGTCAATCAAGCTGA
- the yihA gene encoding ribosome biogenesis GTP-binding protein YihA/YsxC yields the protein MKVNQAEFVISAVRPSQYPTDALPEIALAGRSNVGKSSLINRLIHRKNLARASSKPGKTQTINFYRINDQLHFADMPGYGFAKVSKSIRAAWGRMVEGYLINRRELTGVILVVDLRHPPSQDDQAMYDWLKYHRIPVIVAATKGDKISRGRWPKHMKEVRETLNMDHSDPLVLFSAQTGQGKNELWSEIRRLTQI from the coding sequence ATGAAAGTCAATCAAGCTGAATTTGTGATCAGTGCTGTCCGTCCGAGTCAATATCCCACAGACGCCCTGCCTGAAATTGCTCTGGCTGGGCGTTCCAACGTGGGAAAATCTTCTTTGATCAACCGACTGATCCATCGGAAAAATCTGGCACGTGCCAGCTCCAAACCGGGAAAAACACAAACCATCAACTTTTACAGGATCAATGATCAGTTGCACTTTGCGGATATGCCGGGATATGGTTTTGCCAAGGTTTCCAAGTCGATCCGGGCGGCCTGGGGAAGAATGGTGGAAGGTTATCTGATAAACCGCCGGGAGTTAACGGGTGTGATCTTGGTGGTGGATCTTCGCCATCCGCCAAGCCAAGACGATCAGGCCATGTATGATTGGCTGAAGTATCACCGGATTCCTGTAATTGTTGCAGCTACTAAAGGGGATAAAATTTCCCGGGGACGATGGCCAAAGCATATGAAAGAAGTCAGAGAAACCTTGAACATGGATCATTCAGATCCGCTGGTACTGTTTTCTGCCCAGACCGGACAAGGAAAAAATGAGCTTTGGTCGGAAATTCGGCGGCTGACACAAATATGA
- a CDS encoding D-alanine--D-alanine ligase, with amino-acid sequence MEKRIRVAVLFGGKSGEHEVSLHSAASVIQAMDLLTFEVYPILINRQGDWLTGEQALSVLEGKLEAEKLEAVRNQKRSLSIHGKNHGFPFLKWGELDVVFPVLHGTFGEDGTIQGLLEIADIPYVGAGVMASAVGMDKVMMKKLFAQEGLPQGKYTYFLRTRLEQEKGKVLDEVEAAFGYPCFVKPANLGSSVGISKAIDRKSLSDALKLAARYDRKVVVEEFIQAREVEVAVLGNDHPQVSVPGEIVSSGDFYDYEAKYVSGTSELRIPADLPEEKAEAIRRYALQAYQGIDCSGLARVDFFVRDADGEVLINEINTMPGFTPFSMYANLWQKSGLSYSHLVSKLVDLALERYQDKKKSITDFTVE; translated from the coding sequence ATGGAGAAACGAATTCGCGTAGCCGTCTTATTTGGTGGGAAATCGGGAGAGCATGAAGTATCTCTGCATTCCGCAGCTTCTGTGATCCAAGCAATGGATTTACTTACATTTGAAGTTTATCCGATTTTGATCAACCGCCAGGGTGATTGGCTGACGGGAGAACAGGCTCTTTCAGTATTGGAGGGGAAGCTGGAGGCAGAAAAACTGGAAGCTGTCCGTAACCAAAAAAGATCATTGTCAATTCACGGAAAGAACCATGGCTTCCCTTTTTTAAAGTGGGGTGAGCTGGATGTTGTGTTCCCTGTCTTACACGGTACATTTGGTGAAGACGGCACGATCCAGGGATTGCTTGAAATAGCGGATATCCCCTATGTAGGTGCCGGTGTGATGGCTTCGGCAGTGGGAATGGACAAGGTGATGATGAAAAAGTTATTTGCCCAGGAAGGTCTTCCTCAAGGTAAGTATACTTATTTTCTTCGGACCCGGCTGGAACAAGAGAAGGGAAAGGTATTAGATGAAGTGGAGGCTGCCTTTGGCTATCCCTGCTTTGTCAAGCCTGCCAATCTGGGCTCCAGTGTAGGCATTTCCAAGGCAATCGACCGGAAAAGCTTGTCCGATGCTTTGAAGTTGGCGGCACGTTACGACCGAAAAGTGGTCGTTGAAGAGTTTATTCAGGCCCGGGAAGTGGAAGTGGCCGTACTGGGAAATGATCATCCTCAGGTTTCCGTACCAGGAGAAATTGTTTCTTCAGGAGACTTCTATGACTATGAAGCGAAATATGTATCAGGTACATCGGAACTGCGGATTCCGGCAGATCTTCCTGAAGAAAAGGCGGAAGCGATCCGTCGATATGCTTTACAGGCATATCAGGGGATTGATTGCTCCGGGTTGGCTCGGGTGGATTTTTTTGTTCGGGATGCAGATGGAGAGGTTCTGATTAATGAAATCAACACCATGCCGGGCTTTACTCCTTTCAGTATGTATGCCAATCTGTGGCAGAAGTCCGGACTTTCCTATTCACATCTGGTTTCGAAGTTAGTGGATCTGGCTTTGGAAAGATATCAAGACAAGAAAAAGTCCATTACTGATTTCACTGTGGAGTAA
- the map gene encoding type I methionyl aminopeptidase, whose product MTLIKSKAEIEGMMKAGQLLAACHREISKRIRPGISTKAIDHFVEEYLDRAGATAEQKGYMGYPFATCTSVNDVICHGMPGDYVLRDGDIITVDFVVNLNGSLADSAWSYPVGNISREARRLMECTKRSLYEGIRHARSGNRIGAISHSIQKLAETRGFSVVRQFIGHGIGERIHEPPDVPHYGPPSSGPYLQEGMVITIEPMLNIGTHEAKLDSDGWTARTADGSLSAQYEHTVAITKGDPLILTEQSIL is encoded by the coding sequence ATGACACTGATCAAAAGCAAAGCTGAAATTGAAGGGATGATGAAAGCCGGTCAACTTTTGGCTGCCTGTCACCGGGAGATATCCAAACGGATTCGCCCCGGAATTTCGACCAAAGCGATTGATCATTTTGTAGAGGAATATTTAGATCGGGCAGGAGCGACTGCTGAACAAAAAGGATACATGGGTTATCCCTTTGCTACATGCACTTCCGTCAATGATGTCATCTGCCATGGTATGCCCGGAGACTACGTTCTTCGGGACGGAGATATCATAACAGTCGATTTTGTCGTCAATTTAAACGGATCATTGGCAGATTCCGCCTGGTCCTATCCCGTAGGAAACATCTCCCGTGAAGCCCGCCGCCTAATGGAGTGCACAAAACGCTCTCTTTATGAAGGAATTCGACATGCCCGCTCAGGAAATCGGATCGGTGCAATATCCCACTCCATTCAAAAGTTAGCTGAAACCCGCGGCTTCTCTGTCGTTCGACAGTTTATCGGACACGGGATCGGGGAACGCATCCACGAGCCACCTGACGTCCCTCATTACGGTCCTCCGTCATCGGGACCCTATCTTCAAGAAGGCATGGTGATCACGATTGAACCCATGCTAAATATTGGAACCCATGAGGCCAAGCTGGATTCTGACGGATGGACTGCCCGTACCGCCGATGGCAGCTTATCAGCCCAGTATGAGCATACAGTAGCCATTACAAAAGGAGACCCTCTCATCTTAACCGAACAATCAATCCTGTAA